In Alphaproteobacteria bacterium, one DNA window encodes the following:
- the dksA gene encoding RNA polymerase-binding protein DksA has translation MTKKTTPASKARSSKAKPAPAKSVKKAAPKPAPKKAAKPLPKKTVKPPVKSAAKSKPPVKAAAKPAAKVAAKPSKKVVAKPAAKAVVAASTRRPILKAIEPIKAIKMPTRPTRPHRTTGRPVRLPDGYAPNETEEYMSPVMVEYFRSKLTKWKQDLLRESSATLDEMRDMGGMQEPDISDRATLEIDRSLELRARDRERKLISKIDEALERIRDGSYGFCEETGEPIGVKRLEARPVATLSVEAQERHERKERARREEAE, from the coding sequence ATGACTAAGAAAACAACTCCGGCCTCCAAGGCCCGTTCCAGCAAGGCTAAGCCCGCTCCCGCTAAATCCGTGAAAAAGGCCGCGCCCAAACCCGCGCCTAAGAAAGCGGCCAAGCCTTTGCCCAAGAAGACGGTCAAGCCCCCCGTTAAGAGTGCGGCCAAGAGCAAGCCCCCTGTCAAAGCGGCGGCTAAGCCCGCAGCCAAGGTCGCGGCCAAGCCCAGTAAGAAAGTTGTGGCCAAGCCCGCTGCTAAGGCTGTGGTCGCGGCTTCGACACGGCGCCCGATTTTGAAGGCCATCGAACCGATCAAGGCGATCAAGATGCCCACGCGGCCCACGCGCCCGCATCGCACAACAGGCCGCCCGGTGCGTTTGCCCGATGGGTATGCGCCCAATGAGACCGAGGAATATATGAGCCCGGTCATGGTGGAATACTTCCGCAGCAAGCTGACCAAGTGGAAGCAAGATCTGTTGCGCGAATCCTCGGCCACGCTGGACGAGATGCGCGATATGGGCGGCATGCAAGAACCGGACATTTCCGATCGCGCGACGCTTGAGATCGATCGTTCCTTGGAATTGCGCGCGCGTGACCGCGAACGCAAGCTCATCAGCAAGATCGATGAAGCCCTCGAGCGCATCCGCGACGGCTCGTACGGTTTTTGCGAGGAGACCGGCGAGCCGATCGGCGTCAAGCGACTCGAAGCCCGCCCCGTGGCCACCTTGTCGGTCGAGGCGCAAGAGCGTCACGAGCGCAAGGAACGCGCACGTCGCGAGGAGGCGGAATGA
- a CDS encoding cell division protein ZapA, producing MNRMEVRIGGRAYSLACAPGEEDRLTSLARHVDSKLSDLARRAGSQPESTLLVLTCLTLADELFDMRQKGVASVTGRQAAQEQEVLAEAVLRMGQRLGSLADRLEER from the coding sequence GTGAACCGAATGGAAGTCCGCATCGGTGGCCGGGCCTATTCCCTGGCTTGTGCGCCGGGGGAAGAGGACCGTCTGACCTCTCTGGCGCGTCATGTGGATAGCAAACTGTCTGATTTGGCCCGCCGCGCGGGATCGCAGCCTGAATCAACCCTATTGGTCTTAACCTGCCTGACTTTGGCCGACGAACTGTTTGATATGAGACAGAAAGGCGTCGCCAGCGTCACTGGCCGCCAGGCGGCGCAAGAGCAGGAAGTCTTAGCCGAGGCCGTGTTGCGTATGGGGCAAAGGCTGGGATCGCTTGCTGACCGGCTCGAAGAGAGGTAG
- a CDS encoding M23 family metallopeptidase encodes MSTAYDGSGEVLVASLPSRTARVRAILTVCMTVATVGVSAQALLNSTLSSVGTSPAPAARLLFRPVTPLIPDATTRSSASRDRASLRDPLRESMVLASSDSLSKTLSRVDGVMDEDVRGVMTALRGVLNARRLQAGQEVIAHFEAVGASRRLTGVQLALEQDNAMRLVTITRSDKGKFDAQKVDRPYDQRRFAADAVIGTTLFDAGRAAGVPDSVMATFIRVYSHEVDFQRDIRPGDRFEIMYDQPVTPDGRKVGSPDIAYASLTLGDKVLPIYRMTLADGRRDYFSPDGRSFRRTLMRTPVDGGYITSTFGMRNHPILGFSRMHKGVDFGAPVGSPIYAAGHGVIEEIGPKGAYGRYVRLRHGEGVQTAYAHMSRFAQGLKVGAKVEQGETIGYVGSSGRSTGPHLHYEVLMDGVQMNPLKLNMASGTVLRGRDLAEFNELRTLLQREFAHLRHSVEGVILARGETLTQEARNRRNQEL; translated from the coding sequence TTGAGTACGGCGTATGACGGGTCGGGCGAAGTGCTGGTCGCTTCTTTACCATCCCGTACGGCACGTGTTCGAGCGATCCTGACAGTTTGCATGACCGTGGCTACGGTCGGTGTCTCCGCTCAGGCTTTGCTGAATTCGACTTTATCATCTGTGGGGACATCCCCGGCACCGGCAGCGCGGCTCTTGTTCCGTCCTGTCACGCCGCTCATTCCCGATGCCACCACCCGTTCCAGCGCGTCGCGCGACCGGGCTTCCTTGCGCGATCCGTTGCGTGAGAGCATGGTTCTGGCCTCCAGCGATTCTTTGTCTAAGACCTTGTCCCGCGTCGATGGCGTGATGGATGAGGATGTGCGCGGCGTCATGACCGCCTTACGCGGCGTGCTCAACGCCCGCCGTCTGCAAGCGGGGCAAGAGGTTATCGCCCATTTCGAGGCCGTCGGGGCCTCGCGTCGCCTGACCGGCGTGCAATTGGCGCTTGAGCAGGACAATGCCATGCGCTTGGTCACCATCACACGGAGTGACAAAGGTAAATTCGACGCTCAAAAGGTGGATCGTCCCTATGACCAGCGCCGTTTCGCGGCGGATGCGGTCATCGGCACCACCTTGTTTGATGCGGGCCGCGCCGCCGGGGTTCCCGACAGCGTCATGGCCACCTTCATTCGCGTCTATTCGCATGAGGTGGACTTCCAGCGCGATATTCGCCCAGGCGACCGCTTTGAGATCATGTATGACCAGCCGGTGACCCCGGATGGCCGTAAGGTCGGCTCGCCCGATATCGCCTATGCGTCTTTGACTTTGGGTGACAAAGTCCTGCCGATCTACCGCATGACCTTGGCCGATGGGCGTCGCGATTATTTCTCGCCCGATGGCCGCAGCTTCCGCCGTACCCTGATGCGTACGCCGGTCGATGGCGGGTATATCACTTCGACTTTCGGCATGCGCAACCACCCGATCCTTGGGTTTAGCCGCATGCATAAGGGCGTGGATTTTGGCGCGCCCGTGGGTTCGCCCATCTATGCCGCCGGTCACGGCGTGATTGAGGAAATCGGTCCCAAAGGCGCGTATGGCCGCTATGTCCGTCTTCGTCATGGCGAAGGCGTACAGACCGCCTATGCGCATATGAGCCGCTTTGCTCAGGGCCTGAAGGTCGGTGCCAAGGTCGAACAGGGCGAGACCATCGGCTATGTCGGCAGCAGTGGCCGTTCCACCGGTCCGCATCTGCATTACGAAGTTCTGATGGACGGCGTGCAGATGAATCCCCTTAAGCTCAATATGGCCAGTGGCACCGTGCTGCGTGGCCGTGACCTGGCCGAATTCAATGAGTTGCGCACCTTGCTGCAGCGTGAATTCGCCCATCTGCGCCACAGTGTCGAGGGTGTGATCCTGGCGCGTGGCGAGACTTTGACCCAAGAGGCCCGCAATCGCCGTAATCAAGAATTGTGA
- a CDS encoding cellulase family glycosylhydrolase codes for MAQRQPPVPMVKILALMGLLAGTLNAPDARAHACGVQIKPALVTSDDLTDIAKAGFSYVRFGLRQQAIETSPGVFDWRAADDLFAKLAKAELKALVTLISGDLPGGRPAPATSQEIEGFANFAAMTAQRYLSYDPIWEIWNEPNLETSTFWPKGGDPKIFASLFAQTCQTMRQAVPDAMIIGPGWAQFPVQTTAADEPIFRAVMDSQDVRACVNAISLHPYRTTDPSTARATYDWMSTVMRERGGGRDLPLIASEWGYSVLADDPISTPERQAQMVPGIFKVGADSRVVLSIIYEWQDSGEDIKNREHGYGLMTWDRQGKPSLENVRGILQDTDGVCAPAEQVRRDLQRPVTVIPPNAVP; via the coding sequence ATGGCCCAACGACAGCCGCCCGTGCCGATGGTCAAAATTCTGGCTCTGATGGGATTGTTGGCCGGGACGCTGAACGCCCCTGATGCCAGGGCACATGCTTGCGGGGTTCAGATCAAGCCTGCCTTAGTCACTTCAGATGACCTTACCGATATCGCCAAGGCCGGTTTCAGCTATGTGCGCTTTGGCCTACGCCAACAGGCCATCGAGACCAGCCCAGGCGTCTTCGATTGGCGCGCCGCTGATGATCTTTTCGCCAAGCTGGCCAAGGCAGAACTGAAAGCCTTGGTGACATTGATCAGCGGCGATCTGCCGGGAGGACGTCCTGCGCCTGCCACATCCCAGGAAATCGAAGGCTTTGCGAATTTTGCGGCCATGACGGCACAACGCTATCTGTCTTATGACCCCATCTGGGAGATATGGAACGAACCCAATCTGGAAACGTCGACCTTCTGGCCCAAAGGCGGGGATCCGAAAATTTTTGCAAGCCTTTTTGCGCAGACTTGTCAGACCATGCGTCAGGCCGTCCCCGATGCCATGATCATCGGCCCGGGTTGGGCGCAGTTCCCCGTTCAGACCACCGCCGCGGACGAACCGATCTTCCGCGCCGTCATGGACTCGCAGGATGTCCGCGCCTGTGTAAATGCCATTTCCCTGCACCCCTATCGCACCACCGATCCATCCACTGCGCGCGCCACCTATGACTGGATGAGTACCGTGATGCGCGAGCGCGGCGGCGGACGCGACTTACCGCTTATCGCCTCCGAATGGGGCTATTCCGTTTTAGCCGACGATCCCATAAGTACGCCAGAGCGCCAAGCACAGATGGTGCCGGGGATTTTCAAGGTCGGGGCCGATTCCAGGGTCGTCTTGTCCATCATTTACGAATGGCAGGATAGCGGGGAAGATATCAAGAATCGAGAACACGGCTATGGGCTTATGACTTGGGATCGTCAAGGTAAGCCCAGCTTGGAGAATGTGAGAGGCATCCTGCAGGACACGGACGGCGTCTGCGCTCCGGCCGAGCAGGTGCGCCGTGACCTTCAGCGACCCGTTACGGTGATTCCACCAAACGCCGTTCCTTGA
- the rplM gene encoding 50S ribosomal protein L13: MQTFVPKIEGRIRRWVLVDAQGLVLGRLATEIAKVLRGKDQADYCPWQDGGSDVVVVNAAHVRLTGKKRTDKEFHYHTGFPGGIKTIKTGHMLEGRFPERALKLAVQRMMPRGPLGRQQMSRLHVYAASEHPHGGQTPKVLDIASRNPKNARAI; encoded by the coding sequence ATGCAAACTTTTGTTCCCAAAATCGAAGGCCGTATCCGCCGCTGGGTGCTGGTGGATGCCCAAGGTCTTGTGCTGGGCCGCTTGGCCACCGAGATCGCCAAGGTGCTGCGCGGCAAGGATCAGGCCGATTACTGCCCCTGGCAAGACGGCGGCAGCGACGTGGTGGTGGTCAACGCCGCCCATGTCCGCCTGACCGGCAAAAAGCGCACGGACAAGGAATTCCATTATCACACGGGCTTCCCCGGCGGTATCAAGACCATCAAGACCGGCCATATGCTGGAAGGCCGCTTTCCCGAGCGCGCCTTGAAGCTGGCGGTGCAGCGCATGATGCCGCGCGGTCCTTTGGGCCGTCAGCAGATGAGCCGCCTGCATGTCTATGCCGCAAGCGAACATCCCCATGGCGGCCAGACCCCCAAGGTGCTGGATATCGCTTCACGCAACCCCAAGAACGCTCGCGCGATCTGA
- the prfA gene encoding peptide chain release factor 1 — MSADATRLDAKFQRLLEHHAELSLALQAAPTDIESFQRLSREYAQLTPVVEAIQALRAAQSEEADLTALLQDPDMRALAEAELPALRARLPDLDMALRRLLLPRDEADERSAILEIRAGTGGQEAALFGGDLMGMYRRYAALHGWSFEPISVSESDLGGIKEAVINVQGSNVFAHLKFESGVHRVQRVPLTEAGGRIHTSAATVAVLPEAEEVDIHIEDKDLRIDVFRSSGPGGQSVNTTDSAVRITHLPTGLVVSQQDEKSQHKNKAKALKVLRARLYEREREQRDSARAAQRKGMVGSGDRSERIRTYNFPQSRVTDHRIGLTLHKLDKVIAGEALDEIIEALMTQDEAERLAAENDMGH; from the coding sequence ATGTCCGCTGACGCGACCAGGCTGGATGCCAAGTTCCAGCGGCTGTTGGAGCACCATGCCGAATTGTCGTTGGCTTTACAGGCCGCGCCCACGGACATCGAGAGCTTCCAGCGTCTGTCGCGCGAATATGCTCAGCTGACACCGGTGGTCGAGGCCATCCAGGCTCTTCGCGCGGCCCAAAGCGAAGAGGCCGATCTGACCGCTTTGCTGCAAGATCCCGACATGCGCGCCTTGGCCGAGGCCGAATTGCCTGCCTTGCGCGCGCGTCTGCCCGATCTGGACATGGCTTTGCGCCGCCTGTTGTTGCCGCGCGACGAAGCCGATGAACGCAGCGCTATCCTAGAAATCCGTGCGGGGACTGGCGGGCAAGAGGCGGCTTTGTTCGGGGGCGATTTGATGGGCATGTATCGGCGTTATGCCGCTTTGCATGGCTGGTCGTTCGAGCCGATCTCGGTCTCCGAGTCGGATCTGGGCGGGATCAAGGAAGCCGTGATTAACGTCCAAGGCTCGAACGTCTTCGCGCATCTGAAATTCGAATCCGGCGTGCATCGTGTTCAGCGCGTTCCCTTGACCGAAGCGGGCGGACGCATCCACACTTCCGCCGCCACCGTGGCCGTGCTGCCCGAGGCCGAAGAAGTCGATATCCATATTGAAGACAAAGACTTACGCATCGACGTATTCCGCTCCAGTGGGCCGGGCGGACAGTCGGTCAACACCACCGATAGCGCGGTGCGCATCACGCATTTGCCGACCGGCCTTGTGGTCAGTCAGCAAGACGAAAAATCCCAGCACAAGAATAAGGCCAAGGCCTTGAAAGTGCTGCGCGCGCGTCTGTATGAGCGCGAGCGCGAACAACGCGATTCCGCCCGCGCCGCCCAGCGCAAAGGCATGGTAGGCAGCGGCGATCGGTCCGAGCGCATCCGCACTTATAATTTCCCGCAAAGCCGCGTCACCGATCATCGCATCGGCCTGACGCTGCATAAGTTGGACAAGGTGATCGCGGGTGAGGCCCTGGATGAAATCATCGAAGCCCTCATGACCCAGGACGAGGCCGAGCGCCTGGCCGCCGAGAACGATATGGGGCATTAA
- the phaC gene encoding class I poly(R)-hydroxyalkanoic acid synthase produces the protein MSQHWRDLAERAQPLIKRFMDKQKLEAPEIPGFDPYNLAKVISNLSAQAAQTNPAHFLDAQLGWWQDWLEIWRRSSRRFLGGETEGNEPLLRAPSGDRRFQDPAWTENAVFSFIKQSYLLTARSMQSMVEKVEGLDEKTERRLDFYVRQFVDALSPSNFLGTNPQVLRETLSSGGENLIKGLSNLLEDLERGEGDLRIAMTDDSAFKLGENLAITPGKVVFRNHLMELIHYEPITPKVHAAPLLIVPPWINKFYILDMREKNSFVRFALEQGHAVFMLSWVNPDSRHRDVNFEDYMSDGILAALQAIHKATKATHVNAIGYCLGGTLLASTMAFLAAGGAQKLGLPASLPQISSATFFVTLMDFAEPGELEVFIDEEQIHALESRMAERGYLEGHEMATTFNMLRANDLIWSFVVNNYLLGREPLPFDLLYWNADSTNMPAAMHSFYLRNMYQRNLLAKPNGISLHGVPIDLRRIKTPSFFLSTREDHIAPWASTYAGTQLLKGQNRFVLAGSGHIAGVINPPASGKYGYWTNTRLPAEPQVWLESAKAQEGSWWPHWAQWLGEHAGPMVTAWKPGAGGLKALADAPGTYVRMRMAS, from the coding sequence ATGTCGCAGCATTGGCGCGATCTGGCCGAACGCGCGCAGCCTCTGATCAAGCGTTTCATGGACAAGCAAAAGCTGGAAGCGCCCGAGATTCCCGGCTTTGATCCCTATAATCTGGCCAAGGTCATCTCCAACCTGTCCGCACAGGCCGCGCAAACCAATCCCGCCCATTTCCTCGATGCGCAACTGGGATGGTGGCAAGATTGGCTGGAGATATGGCGTCGCAGTTCGCGCCGCTTTCTGGGCGGAGAGACCGAAGGCAACGAACCTTTACTGCGCGCGCCTTCGGGCGACCGCCGTTTCCAAGACCCGGCCTGGACGGAAAACGCCGTCTTCAGCTTTATCAAGCAATCCTATCTGCTGACGGCGCGCAGCATGCAGTCGATGGTGGAGAAGGTGGAAGGCCTGGACGAAAAGACCGAACGTCGTTTGGATTTCTATGTGCGGCAATTCGTGGATGCCCTTTCGCCCAGCAATTTCCTGGGCACCAACCCGCAAGTGTTGCGCGAGACTCTATCCAGCGGCGGCGAAAACTTGATCAAGGGCCTGTCCAACCTGCTGGAGGATCTGGAGCGCGGCGAGGGCGATTTGCGCATCGCCATGACGGATGACAGCGCCTTTAAACTGGGCGAGAACCTGGCCATCACGCCGGGCAAAGTGGTGTTCCGCAATCATCTGATGGAGCTGATCCATTACGAGCCGATCACGCCCAAGGTGCATGCCGCGCCCTTGCTGATCGTCCCGCCCTGGATCAACAAATTCTATATTTTGGACATGCGCGAGAAGAATTCTTTTGTCCGCTTCGCGCTGGAACAAGGCCATGCGGTGTTCATGCTGTCTTGGGTCAATCCCGATTCCCGCCACCGCGACGTGAATTTCGAGGACTATATGTCCGATGGAATCCTGGCGGCACTGCAAGCCATCCACAAGGCGACCAAGGCCACGCATGTCAACGCCATCGGCTATTGCCTGGGCGGCACCTTGCTGGCCTCGACCATGGCGTTTCTGGCGGCGGGCGGCGCGCAAAAATTGGGTCTGCCTGCCAGTCTGCCGCAGATATCCAGTGCCACTTTCTTTGTCACCTTGATGGATTTCGCCGAGCCGGGCGAGTTAGAGGTGTTCATCGACGAAGAGCAAATCCACGCCCTGGAATCCCGCATGGCCGAGCGCGGCTATCTGGAAGGCCATGAAATGGCCACCACCTTCAACATGCTGCGCGCCAACGACCTTATCTGGTCCTTCGTGGTCAATAATTACCTGTTGGGCCGTGAACCTCTGCCGTTTGATTTGCTGTACTGGAACGCGGACTCCACCAACATGCCCGCCGCCATGCACAGCTTTTATCTGCGCAACATGTATCAAAGAAACCTTCTGGCCAAACCGAACGGCATCAGCCTGCACGGCGTGCCGATCGATCTACGCCGCATCAAGACTCCCAGCTTCTTCCTCTCCACGCGCGAGGATCATATCGCGCCATGGGCATCGACCTATGCCGGGACGCAGTTGCTGAAAGGGCAAAACCGCTTCGTTCTGGCCGGATCGGGCCATATCGCCGGAGTCATCAACCCACCCGCTTCGGGCAAATACGGCTATTGGACGAACACCCGTCTGCCTGCCGAACCGCAAGTCTGGTTGGAAAGCGCCAAGGCTCAAGAAGGCTCGTGGTGGCCGCATTGGGCGCAATGGCTGGGCGAACATGCCGGCCCCATGGTCACGGCCTGGAAACCGGGCGCGGGCGGCCTGAAAGCCTTGGCCGACGCCCCCGGCACCTATGTCCGTATGCGCATGGCCAGCTGA
- the rpsI gene encoding 30S ribosomal protein S9, producing the protein MSQTIHSLTDLKAVTPAAKAASVDSTQAPTQASPQTPTLRERIVDKLGRSYATGRRKVAAARAWIKPGSGKITVNGRDISVYFARPVLQLIVNQPFGIADRVGQFDVMCTVAGGGLSGQAGAVRHAISRALTYFEPELRSPLKKAGMLTRDSRVVERKKYGRRKARRRFQFSKR; encoded by the coding sequence ATGAGCCAGACTATTCACAGCCTGACCGACCTTAAGGCCGTTACCCCCGCCGCCAAAGCGGCGAGCGTCGATTCCACCCAGGCCCCGACACAGGCTTCGCCCCAGACTCCGACATTGCGTGAGCGCATCGTCGATAAACTGGGCCGTTCCTATGCCACGGGCCGCCGTAAGGTGGCCGCCGCCCGCGCCTGGATCAAGCCCGGATCGGGCAAGATCACGGTCAATGGCCGCGATATATCGGTGTATTTCGCGCGCCCCGTGCTGCAGCTGATCGTCAATCAGCCTTTCGGAATCGCGGATCGCGTCGGCCAGTTCGACGTGATGTGCACGGTGGCCGGCGGCGGTCTTTCAGGCCAGGCGGGTGCGGTGCGCCATGCCATCTCGCGCGCCTTGACGTATTTTGAGCCGGAATTGCGCAGCCCCCTGAAAAAGGCCGGCATGCTGACCCGCGACTCGCGCGTGGTGGAACGCAAGAAATACGGCCGCCGGAAGGCTCGCCGGAGATTCCAGTTCTCGAAGCGCTAA
- a CDS encoding acyloxyacyl hydrolase — translation MRSWSLLSVLGATFLALSVGSAHAAPTKAQPDLIAVGGGYFDMFENIHRKEAADFRLEYRFGKSLLANWTEPYFAIRPFIGGEGMHTGSVYGVAGIIFDVPLGERIVFSPSFAPGLYYTGRGKRIGSFIEFRSQAEVGYRFENESRLTVALSHISNGGLSPANHGAEILSVYYQVPVSILGLTP, via the coding sequence ATGCGTTCTTGGTCCCTTTTGTCCGTGTTGGGCGCGACGTTCCTCGCTCTTTCTGTCGGCTCGGCCCATGCGGCCCCCACCAAGGCGCAACCGGATCTGATCGCGGTCGGCGGCGGCTATTTCGACATGTTCGAAAACATCCATCGTAAGGAAGCGGCTGATTTTCGTCTGGAATACCGTTTCGGCAAGTCGCTGCTGGCCAATTGGACAGAGCCTTATTTCGCCATCCGCCCCTTCATCGGGGGTGAAGGCATGCATACCGGTTCGGTCTATGGTGTGGCGGGCATCATCTTTGACGTTCCCTTGGGAGAGCGCATCGTGTTTTCGCCCAGCTTCGCGCCTGGTCTTTATTACACGGGACGCGGCAAGCGGATCGGCTCGTTCATCGAATTCCGTTCTCAGGCCGAGGTCGGATATCGGTTTGAAAACGAATCTCGCCTGACCGTAGCACTCAGCCATATCTCGAATGGCGGCCTGTCTCCTGCGAATCATGGGGCTGAGATTCTCTCCGTTTACTACCAGGTTCCCGTGTCGATCTTAGGGTTAACGCCCTGA
- a CDS encoding M23 family metallopeptidase has product MTGTPSLCNTFKRRAGRMTLAVLLGVGVVGASPSPARANVVFIFDPWLTGLESSTAGFINSIAGLFEMLESGIPAGPIPILFQRGFAGIMESDRIHMTALSSMADAINVDRYQRARETTAKDVTLQLTPPLTDASCVMSSMARTRLEADANANALGAGAGQVLTRYRSGDPKIRSGSSLLAAMVSRFASFGVQGYVQSNLAGSKNDSRKAYMDMDVVTSVLSKPVLDTLDKQTAASAAMINLTVGEPIDNVRGGLFLRDAAIQYGLAERTKIATLGAESEPIISAVKTRMPILADSPYAERGKDILRSAGWAEDQIPQRMSQAMIEDIIFKIMPGTPQWGQKVSTFLPNQSLRYNAQMRGHGLGLLYDTNEKLQEMALAESGSLATRISEDLRPAPRGETPLGGEPIEWKERRSLLNIIAEGVDEEQAKYYLGLLLFDDALMNLWLNGYEYGWNPQGSVCRNKDGSVTTTVTNNGQSVTVTQHPDGTVTDASGKRIDGPFLLSPVNGAMVSSPWGACRTSNAGACGRTHKGEDFPAPAGTPVLAVGDGRVTRVTNTDSYVCNSNNTSTALGCAVWVEHTLPNGQRVETVYGHVQCGSAGSGVGVGGTVTRGQQIGQVGHTGNARCGAAFDHVHFAVWQNGAPVPPTSTLSGYNSQFAGQGTPVPPASPDNIPMCAGQAP; this is encoded by the coding sequence ATGACGGGCACACCCTCCCTTTGCAATACGTTCAAACGCCGCGCGGGCCGTATGACGCTGGCGGTGCTGTTGGGAGTAGGGGTAGTAGGCGCATCACCAAGCCCCGCGCGGGCCAACGTCGTGTTCATTTTCGATCCATGGCTGACGGGATTAGAGTCCTCCACAGCAGGCTTTATCAACAGCATTGCTGGCTTGTTCGAGATGCTGGAGTCAGGCATACCTGCCGGACCTATCCCGATTTTGTTCCAGCGGGGGTTTGCCGGCATTATGGAATCCGACCGCATCCATATGACGGCCCTCTCCAGTATGGCTGACGCCATTAATGTGGACCGCTATCAGCGTGCGCGTGAGACCACGGCAAAAGACGTCACTTTGCAATTAACGCCACCGCTGACCGATGCGTCTTGCGTCATGTCCAGCATGGCGCGCACCCGGCTGGAGGCGGACGCCAATGCCAACGCGTTGGGCGCGGGTGCGGGGCAGGTTCTGACCCGCTATCGCAGCGGCGATCCCAAGATTCGCAGCGGCAGCAGTTTGCTTGCCGCCATGGTCTCGCGTTTTGCCAGTTTTGGCGTGCAAGGCTATGTGCAATCCAATCTTGCGGGCTCAAAAAATGATTCCAGAAAAGCCTATATGGATATGGATGTGGTGACATCGGTGCTATCCAAGCCGGTCTTGGATACCCTGGATAAGCAAACGGCGGCATCGGCGGCGATGATCAATCTGACCGTAGGTGAGCCAATCGATAATGTCCGCGGCGGTTTATTTTTGCGCGACGCGGCTATTCAATATGGACTGGCCGAGCGCACGAAGATCGCAACATTGGGTGCCGAGTCCGAGCCGATCATTTCGGCGGTAAAGACACGTATGCCGATCCTTGCGGATAGCCCCTATGCCGAGCGTGGCAAGGATATTCTGCGCTCCGCCGGTTGGGCCGAAGATCAGATTCCTCAGCGCATGAGTCAGGCTATGATTGAGGACATCATTTTCAAGATCATGCCCGGCACGCCGCAATGGGGCCAAAAAGTAAGCACCTTCCTGCCCAATCAAAGCTTACGCTATAACGCGCAGATGCGGGGGCATGGATTGGGTCTTTTGTACGACACGAATGAAAAGCTTCAGGAAATGGCGCTGGCCGAATCCGGCAGTCTGGCAACGCGCATCTCCGAGGATCTGCGTCCAGCCCCGCGCGGGGAGACACCATTGGGGGGCGAGCCGATCGAGTGGAAGGAACGGCGTTCGTTGCTCAACATCATCGCCGAGGGCGTGGATGAAGAACAGGCCAAGTATTATTTGGGTCTGCTGCTCTTTGATGATGCGCTTATGAATTTGTGGTTAAATGGATATGAATACGGCTGGAACCCTCAAGGCTCCGTTTGCCGCAACAAGGACGGCTCGGTAACAACGACCGTAACCAATAACGGCCAATCCGTTACCGTTACGCAGCATCCCGATGGCACGGTTACGGATGCGTCGGGCAAGCGTATTGACGGCCCATTCCTGCTGTCGCCGGTCAACGGGGCCATGGTTTCCAGTCCTTGGGGGGCATGTCGTACGTCGAATGCGGGAGCATGCGGACGCACACATAAGGGCGAGGACTTTCCCGCCCCGGCAGGCACGCCTGTGCTCGCCGTGGGAGATGGCCGTGTCACCCGCGTCACCAACACGGACAGTTATGTCTGCAATTCAAACAACACCAGTACGGCGCTCGGTTGCGCCGTTTGGGTGGAACACACCTTGCCCAATGGTCAAAGGGTTGAGACTGTCTATGGCCATGTACAATGTGGCAGTGCTGGAAGTGGCGTCGGGGTAGGGGGGACTGTTACCCGTGGTCAACAAATCGGCCAAGTTGGTCATACGGGAAATGCAAGGTGCGGCGCGGCATTTGATCATGTGCATTTTGCCGTCTGGCAAAATGGCGCGCCGGTGCCGCCCACGAGTACGCTCAGCGGCTATAACAGCCAATTCGCGGGCCAGGGGACGCCGGTGCCGCCTGCCTCGCCCGACAATATCCCCATGTGCGCGGGGCAGGCCCCATAG